From the genome of Primulina eburnea isolate SZY01 chromosome 12, ASM2296580v1, whole genome shotgun sequence, one region includes:
- the LOC140807251 gene encoding NAC domain containing protein 50-like, producing MGHEVVVAAGKGAPPPSSLAPGFRFHPTDEELVRYYLRRKACGKPFRFQAVIEIDVYKSEPWELAEYSSLKTRDQEWYFFSPVDRKYGNGSRLNRATGKGYWKATGKDRPVRHKNLAIGMKKTLVFHSGRAPDGKRTNWVMHEYRLCDMELERAGVAQDAFVLCRIFQKSGLGPPNGDRYAPFVEEEWDDDAVLVVPGEDADDDVPNGDEVRVECTVIGQDPKPLIMVSPRIENPVESQSLEFLCKREKSEDPGELSLSQSKRSKHNDPNSSNANGSEDSTTMTQDPPTMMMTTNFPLGPFEFPLLEPVERQENRPVINPLDSSNLEKSVPPGYLKFISNLETEILNVSMERETLKIEVMRAQAMINILQSQVDSLSKDNEDLRRGMPRRG from the exons ATGGGACATGAGGTGGTTGTGGCGGCGGGGAAAGGGGCGCCGCCGCCGTCTTCTTTGGCACCGGGGTTCAGGTTTCATCCGACTGATGAAGAGTTGGTGAGGTATTATTTGAGGAGGAAAGCTTGTGGGAAACCCTTTCGTTTCCAAGCTGTTATTGAAATTGATGTATACAAATCTGAGCCCTGGGAGCTTGCTG AATACTCATCTCTGAAGACTAGAGATCAAGAATGGTACTTTTTCAGCCCTGTGGATAGGAAGTACGGTAATGGGTCTCGGCTGAATCGAGCTACTGGCAAAGGATATTGGAAAGCAACTGGGAAGGACCGACCTGTGCGTCATAAAAATCTAGCCATAGGAATGAAAAAAACACTTGTTTTTCATAGTGGACGTGCTCCGGATGGGAAGAGAACGAATTGGGTAATGCATGAGTATAGGCTGTGTGATATGGAATTGGAAAGGGCTGGAGTTGCGCAG GATGCATTTGTGCTCTGTAGAATTTTCCAGAAAAGTGGCCTCGGGCCACCAAATGGGGACCGTTATGCCCCTTTTGTTGAAGAGGAATGGGACGATGATGCAGTGCTTGTGGTTCCTGGAGAGGACGCTGATGATGATGTGCCCAATGGTGATGAAGTTCGAGTTGAGTGCACTGTTATTGGACAG GATCCTAAGCCTCTCATCATGGTTTCTCCTCGGATAGAAAATCCAGTCGAGTCGCAGAGTCTCGAGTTTTTGTGCAAGAGGGAGAAATCAGAAGATCCGGGAGAGCTCTCTCTATCCCAGAGCAAAAGATCGAAACACAATGACCCCAACTCGAGCAACGCCAATGGATCCGAAGATTCAACCACAATGACTCAAGACCCACCAACAATGATGATGACGACAAATTTTCCTTTAGGACCTTTTGAGTTTCCGCTGCTAGAACCCGTAGAACGCCAAGAAAACCGTCCAGTGATCAACCCACTCGACTCTTCCAACCTCGAGAAATCCGTGCCTCCAGGGTACTTGAAGTTCATCAGCAACCTCGAGACCGAGATCTTGAACGTTTCAATGGAGCGGGAGACGTTGAAGATTGAAGTGATGAGAGCTCAAGCAATGATCAACATTCTTCAATCCCAGGTCGATTCCTTGAGCAAAGATAACGAGGATTTGAGACGAGGTATGCCTAGAAGAGGCTAG
- the LOC140808237 gene encoding uncharacterized protein, which translates to MVHCKMINAAFLVLFIFVDLVLAARVGKLAAKGGGGGGGGGGGGGGSGVNLGSGYGSGYGSGSGYGYGEGEYGGGGGGGGGGGGGGGGGASGSGYGSGYGSGYGSGGGRDGGGGGGGGGGGGGSGSGYGYGRGSGYGYGGGGRGGGGGGGGGGGGGGGGGGSGYGSGSGSGYGGGGYEKP; encoded by the coding sequence ATGGTCCACTGTAAGATGATCAATGCTGCGTTCTTGGTCTTGTTCATCTTTGTGGACCTTGTGTTGGCTGCTAGAGTTGGAAAGTTGGCTGCTAAGggaggaggtggaggtggaggaggaggaggaggaggaggagggtcGGGCGTGAACTTGGGTTCAGGTTATGGTTCCGGGTACGGCTCAGGAAGTGGCTACGGATATGGAGAGGGAGAatatggtggtggtggaggaggaggtggtggaggagGAGGGGGGGGAGGTGGTGGTGCTTCTGGATCGGGATATGGGTCTGGGTATGGCTCAGGTTATGGTTCAGGTGGAGGAAGAGATGGTGGCGGTGGAggcggaggtggtggtggcggaGGTGGCTCAGGAAGTGGCTATGGTTATGGGAGAGGTAGTGGTTATGGTTATGGAGGAGGTGGGCGAGGTggcggtggaggaggtggaggaggaggaggtggtggaggaggaggaggtggcTCAGGCTATGGCAGTGGCAGTGGATCCGGTTACGGCGGTGGTGGATATGAAAAGCCATGA